One genomic window of Micromonospora sp. WMMD1128 includes the following:
- the panC gene encoding pantoate--beta-alanine ligase produces MVSVVHTRKELAAARDGLTGTVGVVMTMGALHAGHETLLRAARERADHVLVTVFVNPLQFGPNEDFDRYPRTLDADLEICRRAGVDLVFAPPVREMYPDGQPTVRLDPGPLGADLEGLSRPGFFHGVLTVVLKLLQLTRPDLAFFGEKDYQQLTLVRRMVRDLDVPTEIVGVSTVREPDGLALSSRNRYLSAEERRAALSLSAALRAGVAAAERGDDAGAVLAAAHRGFDPGTPEARLDYLVLTDPDLEPGPVAGAARLLIAAWIGATRLIDNTAIHLAPRH; encoded by the coding sequence ATGGTGAGCGTGGTGCACACCCGCAAGGAGTTGGCGGCGGCCCGGGACGGGCTGACCGGCACGGTCGGCGTGGTGATGACCATGGGCGCGCTGCACGCCGGGCACGAGACGCTGCTGCGGGCCGCCCGGGAGCGGGCCGACCACGTGCTGGTGACCGTCTTCGTGAACCCGCTCCAGTTCGGCCCGAACGAGGACTTCGACCGTTACCCGCGCACGCTCGACGCGGACCTGGAGATCTGCCGGCGGGCCGGGGTGGACCTGGTCTTCGCGCCCCCGGTGCGCGAGATGTACCCGGACGGTCAGCCGACGGTGCGGCTGGACCCGGGTCCGCTCGGCGCGGACCTGGAGGGCCTGAGCCGCCCCGGCTTCTTCCACGGTGTGCTCACCGTGGTCCTGAAGCTGCTCCAGCTCACCCGCCCCGACCTGGCGTTCTTCGGGGAGAAGGACTACCAGCAGCTCACCCTGGTCCGCCGGATGGTCCGCGACCTGGACGTGCCGACCGAGATCGTCGGCGTGTCGACCGTGCGGGAGCCGGACGGCCTGGCCCTGTCCAGCCGCAACCGCTACCTCTCCGCCGAGGAGCGGCGGGCCGCGTTGAGCCTCTCCGCCGCGCTGCGTGCCGGCGTCGCGGCGGCCGAGCGGGGCGACGACGCGGGCGCGGTGCTGGCCGCCGCGCACCGGGGCTTCGACCCGGGTACGCCGGAGGCCCGCCTCGACTATCTGGTGCTCACCGACCCCGACCTGGAACCCGGCCCGGTCGCCGGCGCGGCCCGGCTGCTGATCGCGGCCTGGATCGGCGCCACCCGTCTGATCGACAACACCGCGATCCACCTCGCGCCGCGGCACTGA
- a CDS encoding NADH-quinone oxidoreductase subunit D, translating into MTGMTTDAGDLRELTVGTGAGGEQLGTDMVLNIGPQHPSTHGVLRLRLVLDGERVVAAEPIVGYMHRGAEKLFEVRDYRQIIVLANRHDWLSAFSNELGVVLAVERLMGMEVPERATWLRMALAELNRVLNHLMFLGSYPLEIGAITPMFYAFRERETIQAVMEEVSGGRIHYMFNRVGGLKEEVPAGWTGRARAAIGEVRRRMPDLDHLIRRNEIFLARTVGVGVLSAADAAAFGASGPVGRASGLDLDLRRDEPYLAYDQLDVPVVTKTAGDCHARFEVLLDQVYASLDLAEQCLDRVDRLSGPVNTRLPKVVKAPEGHTYAWTENPLGINGYYLVSRGEKTPWRLKLRTASYANVQALSTLLPGCLVPDLIAILGSMFFVVGDIDK; encoded by the coding sequence ATGACGGGCATGACCACGGACGCCGGCGACCTCCGCGAGCTGACCGTCGGCACCGGGGCCGGCGGCGAGCAGCTCGGCACCGACATGGTGCTCAACATCGGGCCACAGCACCCGTCGACGCACGGCGTGCTGCGGCTGCGCCTGGTGCTCGACGGGGAACGGGTGGTCGCCGCCGAGCCGATCGTCGGCTACATGCACCGGGGCGCGGAGAAGCTCTTCGAGGTACGCGACTACCGGCAGATCATCGTGCTGGCCAATCGGCACGACTGGCTGTCCGCGTTCTCCAACGAGCTGGGCGTGGTGCTCGCCGTCGAACGGCTCATGGGCATGGAGGTGCCGGAACGCGCGACCTGGCTGCGGATGGCGCTGGCCGAGCTGAACCGGGTGCTCAACCACCTGATGTTCCTCGGCTCCTACCCGCTGGAGATCGGCGCGATCACGCCGATGTTCTACGCGTTCCGGGAACGGGAGACCATCCAGGCGGTGATGGAGGAGGTCTCCGGCGGCCGGATCCACTACATGTTCAACCGGGTCGGCGGCCTGAAGGAGGAGGTGCCGGCCGGCTGGACCGGCCGCGCCCGCGCCGCCATCGGCGAGGTCCGCCGGCGGATGCCCGACCTGGACCACCTGATCCGGCGCAACGAGATCTTCCTGGCCCGCACCGTCGGCGTCGGCGTGCTCTCCGCCGCCGACGCCGCCGCGTTCGGCGCGTCCGGGCCGGTCGGCCGGGCCTCCGGCCTCGACCTCGACCTGCGCCGGGACGAGCCCTACCTGGCCTACGACCAGCTCGACGTGCCGGTGGTGACGAAGACCGCCGGGGACTGCCACGCCCGGTTCGAGGTGCTGCTCGACCAGGTGTACGCCTCGCTCGACCTCGCCGAGCAGTGCCTGGACCGGGTGGACCGGCTGAGCGGGCCGGTGAACACGCGCCTGCCGAAGGTCGTCAAGGCGCCCGAGGGGCACACCTACGCCTGGACCGAGAACCCGCTCGGTATCAACGGCTACTACCTGGTGTCGCGGGGTGAGAAGACACCCTGGCGGCTCAAGTTGCGCACCGCCTCGTACGCGAACGTGCAGGCGCTGTCGACCCTGCTGCCCGGCTGCCTGGTGCCGGACCTGATCGCCATCCTCGGCTCGATGTTCTTCGTGGTCGGCGACATCGACAAGTAA
- a CDS encoding SAM-dependent methyltransferase, translated as MELALYGPDGFFVAGPGPAAHFRTSAHASPVFAAALLRQLVALDEALGRPARLDVVDVGAGRGELLRALLAQAGPDLAARLHPVAVERAARPDDLPPEIDWRAEIPERITGLLLATEWLDNVPLDVAVLSPQDWHLLLVNPTTGEETPGPALSPTDTAWLTTWWPLPPRPLPLIKEFASSSGAPPDANSLINDGGDGWDGESGGWGRVEIGRARDEAWAEAVGRIERGLALAVDYGHLRGSRPIAGTLTGYRDGRQVPPVPDGSCDVTAHVAMDSVASAGERVARCAYTLVSQREALRALGADGGRPPLSLAARDPAGYLRALATASAAAELTDAAGLGGHLWLRQPVGVALDPLVAR; from the coding sequence ATGGAGCTGGCGCTCTACGGCCCGGACGGCTTCTTCGTCGCCGGCCCCGGCCCCGCCGCCCACTTCCGCACCAGCGCGCACGCCTCGCCGGTCTTCGCCGCGGCCCTGCTCCGCCAGCTCGTCGCGCTCGACGAGGCGCTGGGCCGCCCCGCCCGGCTGGACGTGGTGGACGTGGGCGCGGGCCGGGGCGAACTGCTCCGGGCACTGCTGGCGCAGGCCGGACCGGACCTGGCCGCCCGGCTCCACCCGGTGGCGGTGGAACGGGCCGCCCGCCCGGACGACCTGCCACCGGAGATCGACTGGCGCGCGGAGATCCCCGAACGGATCACCGGCCTGCTGCTCGCCACCGAGTGGCTGGACAACGTCCCCCTGGACGTGGCAGTCCTCTCCCCGCAGGACTGGCACCTCCTCCTGGTGAACCCCACCACAGGCGAGGAAACCCCCGGCCCCGCCCTCTCCCCCACCGACACCGCCTGGCTGACCACCTGGTGGCCCCTCCCGCCCCGACCGTTGCCGTTGATCAAGGAGTTTGCGTCGTCGTCCGGGGCCCCGCCCGACGCAAACTCCTTGATCAACGACGGCGGGGACGGGTGGGATGGGGAGTCGGGTGGCTGGGGGCGGGTGGAGATCGGGCGGGCTCGGGACGAGGCGTGGGCGGAGGCGGTGGGGCGGATCGAGCGCGGGCTCGCGCTGGCCGTCGACTACGGGCACCTGCGCGGGTCACGGCCCATCGCCGGGACGTTGACCGGCTACCGGGACGGGCGGCAGGTGCCACCGGTGCCGGACGGGTCGTGCGACGTGACCGCGCACGTCGCCATGGACTCGGTCGCCTCCGCCGGTGAACGGGTCGCCCGGTGTGCGTACACCCTGGTTTCGCAGCGGGAGGCGTTGCGGGCGCTCGGGGCCGACGGCGGGCGACCGCCGCTGAGCCTGGCCGCCCGCGACCCGGCCGGCTACCTGCGGGCGCTTGCCACGGCGTCGGCGGCGGCCGAGCTGACCGACGCGGCCGGCCTCGGCGGGCACCTGTGGCTGCGGCAGCCGGTCGGCGTCGCCCTCGACCCGCTCGTGGCACGATGA
- the panD gene encoding aspartate 1-decarboxylase yields the protein MLRTMLKSKIHRATVTQADLHYVGSVTVDEDLLDAADLLPGEQVAIVDITNGARLETYVIPGRRGSGVIGINGAAAHLVHPGDLVILISYGQMDDAEARARQPRVVHVDADNRVVDLGADPATAAPGTAGDPVPNPLAAALN from the coding sequence ATGCTCCGGACCATGCTCAAGTCGAAGATCCACCGGGCCACGGTGACCCAGGCCGACCTGCACTACGTCGGCTCGGTGACGGTGGACGAGGATCTGCTCGACGCGGCGGACCTGCTCCCCGGCGAGCAGGTCGCGATCGTGGACATCACCAACGGCGCCCGCCTGGAGACGTACGTGATTCCGGGCCGGCGGGGCAGCGGCGTGATCGGCATCAACGGTGCCGCCGCGCACCTGGTGCACCCCGGTGACCTGGTCATCCTCATCTCGTACGGGCAGATGGACGACGCCGAGGCACGGGCCCGGCAGCCCCGGGTGGTGCACGTGGACGCCGACAACCGGGTCGTCGACCTCGGTGCCGATCCGGCCACTGCCGCCCCCGGCACCGCCGGAGACCCCGTCCCCAACCCCCTGGCCGCCGCCCTGAACTGA
- a CDS encoding septum formation family protein, translated as MGRAMRSLVAVLAAAATLAGCASSGGLDGDLTDDWAAFAPAGPFTPAAEVCQVADFTPTVALAGYDPVDCDLPHRVETVHVGAFPGDRATPPALTSPELRAAFTECDKRAGAYVGDDWRAGRLRLGVAMPTATGWTGGARWYRCDLTELNTVEAAAVVVVRTGSLRDALKPPSPLRLGCQRTSRDGHRVQRLTPTDCAGAHDAEFVGVWVAPDRPFPKEPADWVPLYAGCYSAIARFTGVPADPILRYRSDVVVRPPAAGRWAVGDRGVRCYLWLSDRTVTASLKGAGPARLPVRTR; from the coding sequence ATGGGCCGTGCGATGCGCAGTCTCGTCGCCGTGTTGGCTGCGGCGGCGACGCTGGCCGGGTGTGCCTCGTCCGGCGGGCTCGACGGCGACCTCACCGACGACTGGGCCGCCTTCGCGCCGGCCGGGCCGTTCACCCCGGCGGCCGAGGTCTGCCAGGTCGCCGACTTCACCCCGACCGTGGCCCTGGCGGGCTACGACCCGGTCGACTGCGACCTGCCGCACCGGGTGGAGACCGTGCACGTCGGTGCGTTCCCCGGCGACCGGGCCACCCCGCCGGCGCTCACCTCGCCGGAGTTGCGTGCCGCGTTCACCGAGTGCGACAAGCGGGCCGGCGCGTACGTCGGTGACGACTGGCGCGCCGGACGGCTGCGGCTCGGTGTGGCGATGCCCACCGCCACCGGCTGGACGGGCGGGGCCCGCTGGTACCGGTGCGACCTGACCGAGTTGAACACGGTCGAGGCGGCGGCCGTCGTGGTGGTCCGGACGGGCAGCCTGCGCGACGCGCTCAAGCCGCCCTCCCCGCTGCGCCTGGGCTGCCAGCGCACCAGCCGGGACGGGCACCGGGTGCAGCGGCTCACCCCGACCGACTGCGCCGGGGCGCACGATGCCGAGTTCGTCGGGGTGTGGGTGGCGCCGGACCGACCGTTCCCGAAGGAGCCGGCGGACTGGGTGCCGCTCTACGCCGGCTGCTATTCCGCCATCGCGCGCTTCACCGGTGTGCCCGCCGACCCGATCCTGCGTTACCGCAGCGACGTGGTGGTCCGTCCGCCCGCCGCCGGTCGCTGGGCGGTCGGCGACCGCGGTGTCCGGTGCTACCTGTGGCTCAGCGACCGCACGGTGACCGCCTCGCTGAAGGGCGCCGGCCCGGCCCGCCTGCCGGTCCGGACGAGGTAG
- a CDS encoding Rossmann-like and DUF2520 domain-containing protein — translation MSAPLRPRALRAPLAVPRTLSVGVLGAGRVGAVLGAALAAAGHRVVAASGGSGASRARLALLLPQTPHRAAPDVARAATDLLIVAVPDDALAGVVADLAARGALHPGQMVAHTSGAHGLAVLAPAAAAGARPLALHPAMTFTGTPDDLSRLAGISYGVTAPTELRPFAARLVADLGGVPEWVGEADRPLYHAALAHGANHLVTLVNDAADRLRDAGVDRPEKVLAPLLRAALENALRLGDDALTGPVSRGDAGTVRRHLDRLARTAPESVPAYLALARRTADRAVAAGRLRPADAAALLDVLDGMEVASSW, via the coding sequence ATGAGCGCACCGCTGCGCCCGCGGGCCCTCCGCGCCCCGCTCGCCGTCCCCCGTACCCTCTCCGTCGGTGTGCTCGGCGCCGGCCGGGTCGGTGCCGTGCTCGGCGCGGCTCTCGCCGCCGCCGGCCACCGCGTGGTCGCCGCGTCCGGCGGCTCCGGCGCCTCCCGCGCCCGGCTCGCGCTGCTGCTGCCGCAGACCCCGCACCGTGCCGCCCCCGACGTGGCCCGCGCCGCCACCGACCTGCTGATCGTCGCGGTCCCCGACGACGCCCTGGCCGGCGTGGTCGCCGACCTGGCCGCGCGGGGCGCGCTGCACCCGGGCCAGATGGTGGCGCACACCTCCGGCGCGCACGGGCTGGCCGTGCTGGCCCCGGCGGCTGCGGCCGGCGCCCGACCGCTCGCGCTGCACCCGGCGATGACCTTCACCGGTACGCCGGACGACCTGTCCCGCCTGGCCGGCATCTCCTACGGCGTGACCGCCCCGACCGAGCTGCGCCCGTTCGCGGCCCGGCTCGTGGCCGACCTGGGCGGCGTGCCCGAGTGGGTGGGTGAGGCCGACCGGCCGCTCTACCACGCAGCGCTCGCGCACGGTGCCAACCACCTGGTGACACTGGTCAACGACGCGGCCGACCGGTTGCGCGACGCCGGGGTGGATCGGCCGGAGAAGGTGCTCGCCCCGCTGCTGCGGGCCGCCCTGGAGAATGCGCTGCGCCTCGGCGACGACGCGCTGACCGGCCCGGTGTCCCGGGGCGACGCGGGCACCGTACGCCGGCACCTGGACCGGCTCGCGCGGACCGCGCCGGAATCCGTACCGGCGTATCTGGCGTTGGCCCGACGGACGGCGGACCGCGCGGTCGCGGCGGGCCGGCTGCGCCCGGCGGACGCGGCGGCGCTGCTGGACGTGCTGGACGGGATGGAGGTGGCCTCCTCATGGTGA